Sequence from the Chloroflexota bacterium genome:
GCCACCAATTCGGCCATCTGCTCGCCGCCGGCCGGAATGGCCTTGAAGCCCCACGTCCCCCAGCCGGTGGTGACGTAGAACCCCTCGACGCCGGTCAGGCCCATGATGGGCGAGTAGTCAGGACTCATGTCGCACACGCCCGTCCACTGCCGCAAGACGCGCAAGTTCCGCATGAACGGGAATAAGGTGAGGGCGCGCTGGGAGCAGTTCTGCAGGAAGTGATAGCCGGAGCGATACGAGTAGCTCGGCTGGCGATCAATTTCGGCCCCGATCAGCATCTCGCCGCGCGCCGTCTGCGACATGTAAAACAAGAGCGGCGGCGAAGCGGCGATGACGTTGAACGCCAATTCGTAATGATTGGTGACAAAGGCTTGCAAGGGATGAGTGCGAATCGGGAGCCGCACCCCGGCCAGGGCCGCCAATGTGGTCACGTGGCCGCCCACCGCCCCCACCACAGCTTTGGCCGAGATCGGCCCGGCAGTCGTCTCCACGCCCGTCACTTTGTCACCCTCTTTCATCAACCCGGTGACGGCGACCTTTTGATGAACATGCACGCCGCGTCGCATCGCGCCTTCGGCGAAGGCCCACACCACCCGGTCGTGGCGGGCGGTTGCGCCCTCGTGATGATACGAGCCGCCCAGCACCGGCCAGACTCCGCCGCCGGTCAGGTCGAGTTGTGGGCAAATCTCTTTGCACTCCTTGGGCGTCACAAAATCGGTCCTGGCCCCGAAGGCCGCGTTCACGGCGGCCCGGGCGCGCTCGGTTCGCAGGCTGGCCTCGCTAACCGCCAGATTCAGCAGGCCCTTCTGCTTGTGCATCACCCAGCGTTCGGTCTCGGCCTCAAGTGATTGGTAGAGTTCGAGACTGCGCTGATAAAAACGCACCGCTTCGGGAATGCCGTAGTTGGAGCGAATGATGGTGGTGTTGCGCCCCGAATTTCCGGCCCCGATGTATTTGCGCTCCAGCACGGCCACGTTCGTGATGCCGTGCCGCGTCGCCAGGTAATAGGCCGTCGCCAGGCCGTGCCCGCCGCCGCCCACGATCACCACGTCGTAACTGCGCTTGGGTTCGGGCCAGGTGAACTTGATTTTCTTTTCCTGAAACTCATTCATGTCATCCGCTCCTCAAAGTCGGCCACGAACGGCGCAGGCACGATGATCAGAACGCGATCGGACTCAAGCCACAGCTTGGCCGCGATTCCGGCGACCATTCCTTGAGCAAAGGCCGGTCGTTCCGCCGGCAGTTCCCACTCGCACTCGCGCTCCAAAAACTTCAGCGCCTCATCCGCCGCCAACCAGACGTCGGCAAAACCGGAATCCGGTTCGAAGATGGCGTGCGGGTCATTCAATTTGATCTCCGGCGCGGGCGGTGTGACCAGCACTTCATCAGACGCGATTCGCAAGGCAAGAATATTCGCGGGCCACGCGGCGGCATCCAGAGCAGAGGGAGTGGCCACGATTCGGGTGGCGGGGAGACGATTAAGCGCGGGCACGGTTGCTCTCCTTGTCGTAAAACGGGACGGCGGCTCGCCGGGCTGGCCGCCCCTCGATGACGACCTGGGCCGGTAATTCACCGTCGAACAACTTTACCCAGCCCAGCATCACGGCCTTGCCCAAAACGGGCGAGTAAGCGCTTGAGGTGACGTAACCGGCGTACTCATCGCCGCGCCAGATCACCGCCCCTTCAAGCGGAGCCGGGCCGTCCATCTCCAATCCGGCCAGTTGCTTGTCGAGCAGTTCCTTGTTGGTTCGCAGAACGGCCTGGCGTCCGACAAAGTCGCCCTTGTCCAGCTTCAGCGCCCACTCCATATCAATTCGCCGGGCCGTCGTGTCAAAGTCCGTGTCCTGGCCCACGATGACGTGGCCTTTCTCCAGCCGCAATTTGAGAAGCGTTTCGATGCCATGCGGCTTGATCCCAAGATCAGCGCCGAGTTCGAGCAAGCGCCGCCAGAGCGCCGCCGACTGATCAGCAGGGTGGTGCAGTTCGTAGGATTGTTCGCCGGTGAAGCTGAGGCGCAAGACCCGGCAGGCCACACCGCCGACTTCTGCCTTTGTGTGTTGCATATAGTTGAGCGGCGTAGTGAAGCCGGCTCGCGACAGCAGTTCCCGCGACAGCGGGCCGGTGACGTTGATCGCGCCGAGCGACATGGTTTGATACATCAAACGCGCGTCCAGCTTCAGGGCGTCGGCCCAGTCGCGCACCCACATCTCGGCAAAGCTGGAGCCGCCGCTAGTGAAGGTGAGATAGTAGCGGCCATCACCTTCGTTGCAGATCAAGCCGTCGTCAAAAACGTAGCCGCGCTCGTCGAGGATCAACACGTAGCGCGAGCGGCCAGGTCCGATGGTGGAAACTTTGGTGGGATAAAGATGCTCGAGCAGTTTGAGCGCGTCCGGCCCCGAAA
This genomic interval carries:
- a CDS encoding FAD-dependent oxidoreductase — protein: MVIVGGGGHGLATAYYLATRHGITNVAVLERKYIGAGNSGRNTTIIRSNYGIPEAVRFYQRSLELYQSLEAETERWVMHKQKGLLNLAVSEASLRTERARAAVNAAFGARTDFVTPKECKEICPQLDLTGGGVWPVLGGSYHHEGATARHDRVVWAFAEGAMRRGVHVHQKVAVTGLMKEGDKVTGVETTAGPISAKAVVGAVGGHVTTLAALAGVRLPIRTHPLQAFVTNHYELAFNVIAASPPLLFYMSQTARGEMLIGAEIDRQPSYSYRSGYHFLQNCSQRALTLFPFMRNLRVLRQWTGVCDMSPDYSPIMGLTGVEGFYVTTGWGTWGFKAIPAGGEQMAELVATGKVPELIAPFALDRFAKDRTMADRGSAGTH